Part of the Drosophila santomea strain STO CAGO 1482 chromosome 2L, Prin_Dsan_1.1, whole genome shotgun sequence genome is shown below.
tcatctTTTAGAGCCTTCGATTTTCGCATTTCCTGGGGAGTCGTGCAAACCACGCACCATTTCATTCACTCAAAATAAGGAGGAACTGGATGATAATCTGTTTGCTGGCATCAACAAAATTGAACTCAGCGACGACATTGAGAAACTTGAACCAACGGTGCTGGTTTCGGAGCCCCTGAAGTTAAGCTACAGTCCCCGAAAGCAGCCGCCAACTCCATCAACGCCGCCCAGGGCTCAACTTCGGTTAAATGCGACTCCGGTCAGCGCTTCTAAGCCTTCTGTGGTCTATCTACCAGTAAACGGCAGAAGTCCTAGGCAAGAATCCTTGCCAGAAAGGCAGCGGCATGAGTTTTCGCCAGTGAAGCACTATCCACCGGCATCTCCCCAGAGAGCGTGGCAGGAATTCTCGCCGGATCGGCCTCCAATAAAGCCTGTGCCCAATGGCCATCACCAGGGCAAGAAGAATGTTGTGTTTCAGAGAGCAGGAAAGCTGTACATAATCGATCCTTTGCAGCGGAAGCTTAAGCAGGCTGCGAAGCAACAATCTCTGCTGAAACCACAACTAAGTCTACTTAAGCCACCGTCAGAAACGCGTTGGCATATGCTGCAGTGCATGCAGCACGATCATGGGTACGCCAACATGAGCGGCGAGGTGGAGGAAAGACCCATGGTGTTGCCCCCAATGGTGGACACTTCCTTACCATTGCGACCCCGAAGGCTGGAGCATATCTTTAGAAGTGCCCAATTCCGTAACATGCGCAGTGCTGTGGAGTTCCTGCTGCGTCGCCTGCCGCTTACGGAGATTGATCAGCACAAGGTCCATCCTTTCACATGTACAACCCTCGATGCGTTTCACAAGCAAAGTGCCCTAAAACAACGTTGCTTTGAGTACTTGCGGGCACGTCTTCTCCGTCGCAATCTGCTGCAGCACCACAAGCTGCATCAGCTTGATATTACTGGGAAGGAACACTACTGGAGCTTACGGGAGATAGTGGCGTTCGCCAGGGTTCATGGTTATACGCCACCGCTCAAAGATGTTTTACCTGGCGTGCAGAGGaggaaaaaaccaaaactgagCGACGAAGAGCAATTGGCTCAGCGTGTTCAGGCGCAACTCAAGGGCGAGCCCCAACCGAAACTATCGGCCTACAGTAGTCTCAGCTCCGGCAATCGGCTGGAAGCTTGGATAACCAAGCAATCCGAACGTCTGCTTGGGCATGATCAAAAGGTGCGAGATAAGGAGTTCATCGATGTGCTGGGAGTGGACAAACCTCACTCGCTCGCCCACAGGGAAACTAACTCAGCAAGTGTATCTCTGCCAATGGTGAACCATCGCCAACTGCTCTATCTACCTCCGCCGAAGCACTTGGATTCGGCATTGCCGCTGGTCCAGGAAATGTGCAAGGACATTAATATCACACTGGAACCGGAGGAATCTCCGCCTGGCGTCTCCCAGCCACTGGCCCTCACGATGCTCGGACAAGTGCTGTGCACTTTTGTGGAGAGATTGGTACGCCGCTCCTTGGCGGCAAAGCTGCAACAGGAGACTTTGGAACAGTTACCACCGGCGGCGGCCAATGCTCCATTGTGTCTCCTACCTCAGGACATCGGCCGTGTCATCAGTCAGTGTTCCGAACTGGATTTCCTGGGAAACAGTCACTTGGGAGTTGCTCCGCTGGAACCACAAATCTAATGTGGCAGTGGCCattgttttgaatttattttttatcaagtGCGCGTAATAGTTCAAATTCTACTGGGATATTAGTTGATATCTAATTAGAGTCTTGTACTCGTTGATAAGCATAAATCTAAGcaataaattaactaaattaatgtctaaaaaaagaaagctgcgtttttaATTATCATTGGTTACAGTCAAACCACCCTAACCCGTGAATTTCATCCAATTTTACCAATCTTGATCAAGACctgtttatatataaataagaatCTTTACAATTTCTGCAAAACATAGTTTTTATATAGTTCCGTTTATAACCTTATCAGTTTAGTTCAGAGCAATATATCTTGATCCTGCCCCAGAAGTATGCAGTGAAAAGTGCCGTTAGCAAATTGAATAACTGATAACTGTTAATGGGCGGGCGGTTTTGCATCTCTTAGCATATCCATATGATTCTTTGGCACCATTATCCGTCGCTCTCTTTGTTCTCCCCGCTCTCCGATCGATTTCATTCATGGCgcatgccaatgccaatgtgGGTATGGGGTCCATCTGATTCTCTGGCTCTGTTTTCCTCAGTCTCTTTTCCGACGTGCGCGCAACAAGACCTAAAATCACAGTGGAGCAGAGAAGAGCCCGCTTCCCGCGCTTGCTGCTCTTTAGTTTAACTAATTAATTACTTGCCCGATATATAAAATGATTCACGAgtcattataataattataatgtcGAAGCCTTCTACAGGCAATATAGCAGCTCCAGTACGTCTAGGATAATCTATAAAAAGCTTTTGGATCACCTATTTTaaatgctattttttttttgtcgtgtGTGTGCTCGTTCGTGCGACAGAAAATGTGGAGGCGCTAAAAtgttctatttttattttgcagtaAAATCCACAAGGAGATGCAAGTGTGTAGtatgtttcagtttctgttgcGACgccaaattgcatttgcgGCCAGCACGCCGCTCGATCCCTCGATCGTTTAGACCCCTTCATTGACTCACTTTTCCTAGTGCTGGACAATCGGTCCAGCCAGCCAATATTTTTCGGAGCGCCACCAAGCGTTTTCCAATGATGCAAATCCCATTTACTCGGATTTTCAAAGTAATTTTCGTGCTCTCAACAATTGTCGCCGTCACAGGTAAGTACATAATCCCCACCTGATTTTACGGCCAGTATTGCCAGGCTCTCCTAGAATAATAGCTATTTCTAGCGTCAAAAATACAAACTGGAAAACAGCTAAACAACGCATAAAATATTCGCAGTGCTGATCTTATAATATTGGTAATGCTAATTCATTACATCTttattgaaaactttttagAAACCTTAAGATTGCAGGATAAGAAAATCAAGTCTATTGAATGGAtaatacatttgtaaattgaAACAAACATGTTTTCCCAACTTTGCTTTCTTAAATATTCGAAAAAGTAATGTAAAGAGCGCTAACTGGAATTTGATATATGAATTAGTTAAAAGACTTGGCGCATCACAAATAAGTTTCGAACTGAAATCTTCCTGTCCCATTTTCGTAATCGCACTCCTCCGTATCCTGCAGATTGTTGTTCGAGCCGGATCTTACTTCTCCGAGAGCATACGCTGAAAATTGTGCAGCATCAGCACAGCCACATGCACGAGCATGCGCacgagctgcagcagcagatcCAGGAGACTGCGGTTGAGTTGCTCAATCGCCTGGAGCTGCAGCGTAAGCAACTGGAGGCTTCCGCTCAGGAGGAGGCAGACCAGCTGCATCCCGATACGGATCCCAATCCAGACACTGGCGACCAACTGCCAAGCACAGACGACTCCAATGCCGCTGATCCTGAACAGGATGCGGTTATTCTTGGATCCAGTACCGCAACCTGGTTGGCCAGCGAAAACAGCACACCAATCACTGAATCCGAGACAGTGACAACACCCGAAACTGTTACGCACACCGGAGAACCGCCACCTGACCACAGCTCGACCAGTACGCCAGGCTCAGCAACTGCCAGCCCGAACGACAAGGAGACAGAGATTCAGATGCTGCCCTGCAGTGAAGCTTACAATACTAGCTTTTGCCTGAACGGCGGCCACTGCTTCCAGCATCCGATGGTAAACAACACGGTCTTCCATTCCTGCCTCTGCGTAAACGACTACGATGGAGAACGGTGTGCCTACAAGAGCTGGAATGGTAGGTGGCCTTGCATAGCTAAGTAAATCCATTAGGCTTGCTACAGAAGTCTCTTCCAATGTTGTATGGACTTGCGGTTGGAACGGATTTCTACGGCATCCAGATACAAATACTAACGATAACTATCTATTAGTCCCCAGTACTCGGTAACCATATAAACTCGTTGATTATTACAGGTGACTACATATTTTCGCCTCCAACGGCGCAGCGGAAGGTCCGGATGGCACACATCGTCTTCTCCTTTCCCGTACTCATCATGTTGTCATCGCTCTACGTGCTCTTCGCAGCCGTTTTCATG
Proteins encoded:
- the LOC120454216 gene encoding protein gurken is translated as MMQIPFTRIFKVIFVLSTIVAVTDCCSSRILLLREHTLKIVQHQHSHMHEHAHELQQQIQETAVELLNRLELQRKQLEASAQEEADQLHPDTDPNPDTGDQLPSTDDSNAADPEQDAVILGSSTATWLASENSTPITESETVTTPETVTHTGEPPPDHSSTSTPGSATASPNDKETEIQMLPCSEAYNTSFCLNGGHCFQHPMVNNTVFHSCLCVNDYDGERCAYKSWNGDYIFSPPTAQRKVRMAHIVFSFPVLIMLSSLYVLFAAVFMLRNVPDYRRKQQQLHLHKQRFFVRC
- the LOC120444012 gene encoding uncharacterized protein LOC120444012, translating into MDQQQATPPKKRRHSEYHDPDYQQTEVSSQDEGETCPEADSPVQQKRAKTEQAEEMPTSSEQFQRIRELLRLEFQREISQKVEQLAEIDRRLLQGRQLLDRLRYQVVSEYYRKQQVPLTGADVAKVRGDSLFGEDISAPQLPLHPAIKKIVGKRPVPIQNHLPERTAATLAKETIRLRNPAHRRAERRRQQKIKEQGIVTDHSKDSKEQPEKEQPISVKLEDEQPCTSRQAHEKQVELNASRLNNKNKFNFVVGNTSKYIGDGSRESATGGQALTYKWLVYVQGKDLPEPLERYIKKVRFHLHPSYRPNDIVDVHNPPFQLNRHGWGEFPMRIQLFFQEQLQQKPVQLMHTVVLDKTMCGLHTMGAETTVEIWLRAKQALTQQKSVKPSPTPEQQTAVPAPPVAAAHLLEPSIFAFPGESCKPRTISFTQNKEELDDNLFAGINKIELSDDIEKLEPTVLVSEPLKLSYSPRKQPPTPSTPPRAQLRLNATPVSASKPSVVYLPVNGRSPRQESLPERQRHEFSPVKHYPPASPQRAWQEFSPDRPPIKPVPNGHHQGKKNVVFQRAGKLYIIDPLQRKLKQAAKQQSLLKPQLSLLKPPSETRWHMLQCMQHDHGYANMSGEVEERPMVLPPMVDTSLPLRPRRLEHIFRSAQFRNMRSAVEFLLRRLPLTEIDQHKVHPFTCTTLDAFHKQSALKQRCFEYLRARLLRRNLLQHHKLHQLDITGKEHYWSLREIVAFARVHGYTPPLKDVLPGVQRRKKPKLSDEEQLAQRVQAQLKGEPQPKLSAYSSLSSGNRLEAWITKQSERLLGHDQKVRDKEFIDVLGVDKPHSLAHRETNSASVSLPMVNHRQLLYLPPPKHLDSALPLVQEMCKDINITLEPEESPPGVSQPLALTMLGQVLCTFVERLVRRSLAAKLQQETLEQLPPAAANAPLCLLPQDIGRVISQCSELDFLGNSHLGVAPLEPQI